GGGCCGACCACGCTCGCCGTCATGCCTCCGACGACGACGTAGGTCAAATGCGCGACCGCAACGTTCAAGCTGTAGGCGCTCGGGTTCGTGACGCCGAGAAGCAAGGCTTGATACGTACCTGCGAGCGTCGCAAGGGCGCTCGAAACCGCAAACGCGAGCGTCTTCATGCGCGGGACGTCGATGCCTTGGATCTCGGCGGCGATTGGTTCGTCCTTGATCGCGAGCCACGCGCGTCCGATGCGCGAGCGCTGCAGCTCGCGGACGAGCACGATCGCGAGGCTGGCCGTGAATGCGCAGATCGCAATCACCACGTCGAGCGTGACGTTGCCGATTAGCGGCAGCGTCGTGGGCGGGGCGATCAGACCGTAGCCGCCGCCCGTCCAATCACCGCCCTCATTCAAAATGACGAGAAAGACGTCGAGGAACCCGAACGTCACCATTGCGAGATAGAAGCCGGCCAAGCGCAATGAGACGAAGCCGAGAATCCACCCGATGCACCATCCCACGATGACGGCAATCGGAATCGAAATGAGTATTGGAACGTGGGCGCGGAGCATGATCGCCGTCGAGAGGTTGGCGCCGATCCCGACAAAGGCGGGACTTGCGAGCGACAGCAAACCGGCAACGCCAAGCAGCAGGTTCACGCCGAGCGTAATGATGACCAGCACCGCGAATTGTCCGAAGACGAATCGCGGGTATGCCGGTAGCGTGAACTCGAACGCGATCGCAGCTATTCCCAGCAACGAACCGTAAACGAAGGGCGAGTAGGGAAACCGGGGGAGTAGCTTCGTCAATGCGTACGCAGCTTGACGGTCGAGAAGATGCCCTGCGGACGCCAGATCAAGACCGCGACGAGTAACGCGAAGGTTATGACGTCGCGAGCAACGCCGCCGACTCCGACGACCGCATAGGTCTGTACGACGCCGAGGATGACGCCGCCGAACAGCGCACCGAAGACGCTCTCGAAGCCGCCGATTGCGGCGGCGATAAAGGCGGGAAAGAGCACACCGGCGCCCATGGCCGGAAAGACGCCGGTAATCGGCGCCAGCAGCACGCCGGCAATCGCCGCGACGGCTCCGCCCAGTGACCAGCTGAGCGCGAGCATACGATTGACCGGAATGCCGGTGATCGCTGCGCGTCGCGGATCTTCCGCGACGGCACGCATCGCCTTACCGTATGTCGTGGTCGTGAACGTGACGTATAAGGCGGCGAAGATGATCAGCGTGACTGCGACGACCGTGAAGCTGTTGAGTGAGACCGTCCCTGCGCCGCCGAGCGAGACATCATGGTCGCCGAAGAGCCAAGGGACGGCGCGTATCGGATTGTCGGTGAATTGCAGTCGCGCGGCCGCTTGCATGAGGATCGAGATCGCGAGCGTGCCGATAACGATGCTGATCTCGGGGGCCCGGCCTAAGAGAATGCGCGTTACGAAGAAGAACATGAGGCCGATCACTGCGCCGAGCGCAATCGGTCCCAAAATCTGCACGAGCGTGCTTTGTCCGTTTTGCGCCAGAAATACGTATGCGTAC
Above is a genomic segment from Candidatus Baltobacteraceae bacterium containing:
- a CDS encoding branched-chain amino acid ABC transporter permease, yielding MTLLVGGIAIGAVYALIAIGLTLIFRATGVVNFAQGEMLMAGAYAYVFLAQNGQSTLVQILGPIALGAVIGLMFFFVTRILLGRAPEISIVIGTLAISILMQAAARLQFTDNPIRAVPWLFGDHDVSLGGAGTVSLNSFTVVAVTLIIFAALYVTFTTTTYGKAMRAVAEDPRRAAITGIPVNRMLALSWSLGGAVAAIAGVLLAPITGVFPAMGAGVLFPAFIAAAIGGFESVFGALFGGVILGVVQTYAVVGVGGVARDVITFALLVAVLIWRPQGIFSTVKLRTH
- a CDS encoding branched-chain amino acid ABC transporter permease codes for the protein MTKLLPRFPYSPFVYGSLLGIAAIAFEFTLPAYPRFVFGQFAVLVIITLGVNLLLGVAGLLSLASPAFVGIGANLSTAIMLRAHVPILISIPIAVIVGWCIGWILGFVSLRLAGFYLAMVTFGFLDVFLVILNEGGDWTGGGYGLIAPPTTLPLIGNVTLDVVIAICAFTASLAIVLVRELQRSRIGRAWLAIKDEPIAAEIQGIDVPRMKTLAFAVSSALATLAGTYQALLLGVTNPSAYSLNVAVAHLTYVVVGGMTASVVGPVVGPFILFVIPELFRAIGQYREVFYGAVLLLVLILAPNGITGTIFDLTKGRARPGR